The Rhinolophus ferrumequinum isolate MPI-CBG mRhiFer1 chromosome 21, mRhiFer1_v1.p, whole genome shotgun sequence region TCCTCCGACGAGCTGTCCCCCGGCGAGCCCCTGACTTCCCCGCCTTGGGCTCCTCTGGGCGCCCCCGAGCGGCCGGAGCATCTTCTGAACCGGGTTCTGGAGCGGCTGGCGGGAGGGGCCACCAGGGACAGCGCCGCCTCAGGTAAGGAGTCGGCTCATCCCTCCTGGAGTAGGGGGTTGCCACCTGGTTCCTCTTACTTGCCCTTGGAGAGTAGGGGTGGCTCCGTGCCGGAGACTCGATGCGGGGTTGAGTGGCCAGCTGAAGCGGGGTAGGGGCCCATCAGAGGAACAGACCCTTCTGCAGAAGAGAGATGCCAGTGCCACCTTCCTCCCTGTAGCAGCCTCACCCACAGCTGGAGAAGCTAAACCTTTCTCTCTTTAAGCCACCCTTGCTTTCCCCTGGACATTTTATCCACAGACTCATTTTATCCACAGTCCCTGATGTTGATGATCTCCTTCTGGGGCCCAAAATTAGAGCCTGACACACTAAGATGGAAGCTGCCCAGAGCAGCCCGTGCCACTACCCCTTCACCCCCAGAGGTGCCCAACCCTGAAAGACCTTCCAGGAGTCCCCGATTCTGTTTAGAAGCCTAGAGCAAAGGGCTGGCCCACTCAGTGGGGCAGTGCCAGACAGGCACAAGGCCTGAGCTGCCTTTTGGGCTCTGGCAAAGGGATGCATTGTCCTTAGCAGCTTGTGGCGAGGGAGGCATTCTGGTCAGGGGGCTGACTCAGAGGTATTGTTGGGGGAGAGGTGGCTGAGCAGACATCAGGCCCTTGCAGCACCCAGGGGGGGTCTGAGCCTCTCCAACTCCCGCCCTTCCAGTGGCAGGCCTCAGCACACGGCCTCTTTCAGAAATAATAACCACACCCTGAGAGGCTTATTCCCTAACCGATGATGCTATTTCACCACTCCCCACCAGCACCCTTCCTAAGGAAACttggaggaaattgaggccccaAATTGCTGGTTAGTGGGTGAGGTAGAAGACTAGCTGGTCTTTAGGTCTGCCTCTCAGAATGTCACTAAGCCCAGCAGGGTCTGGGGACTGGGAGTTCTGGTTGGGGGTTACACACTTTCCTCTCAGACCTCTGCAGGGAGCCCTAGCCTAGATGTGTGGAAGGGGGCTCCACTCCTCTAGATTTTCCTCAAGACCCAGGTCCTTTCCTTTGGCTCAGGCTGTAGCCGCCCTGGGGAGCTGACACCTTTTggatttaattagaaaaatatcagacacaCACAGCTCTCCTAACCATAACTTCCCGCCTACACCACACACCCTGTGTCTCTATGACACATTCCCTGGGGAGGCTGTGCATTGGACCAGAGCCTGTCTTGGAAGAGACAGACGCCAAACTGTACCCCCCTGAGCAGCATCTCCCCAACTCTCTTCCTTCGCTCTGGCTTCACTCTCCTGGGAGATAAAGGGTATAGGAAGGATGTTGGGCATCCCTATGCCTAGTCCCCACCCCTGGAGCTGGGTGTCAGGGTTGGGGGCGCTCTCGGGATCACTTTAAGAACACAGCGGGATAGCTGGGCAGGAGGAAAAAGGGGAAACTGTCTTTCTGGTGCCTGGTGCCACAGACAGACTCTGTTCAGTCTATCTGGGGAGGGACTCCTGAATTGATTGTCACCTGTATTATCTGGCCTGGCCGGCTGGATTCCCAGAGTAACTGGTTTGGGGAACCCCAAACCAGTCCCAGAGTGAATGAGAATCAGCTTAACCTGCCACTCTGATATTCTCCGATATAACCAATGTTCTCAAGCCATCTTGGTTCCCTCCCAGGGTGTGGGGGAGCAGAGGACTGAGAGAAGTTACCCCGAAGTAGCCAGTCTCGCAAACATCTAAGTAGCCCCATTTGACCACTGGCTCTACTCTGACATTCTGCTTACCTCAGGCATATTGAGAAAAGGACAAAGTCTCAGGAGTATAGGTTCTAGTCTAGCTCTAGGCAAAtccctgggccttggtttctcatttgtgaaatgaaagacTTGAAGTAAAGGATCTCCTGTTGGttttcttcctccaccttcctGGCTAGAATTGGAGGCCAGGGGCTGGTGGTTTTGTCCTGGGGCAGTGCCTGGGGACCTGGCCCTAACCTGTCCTGGTGAGGACTCCTGGCTCCCTCGCTGCACCCAGCCTGTCTGTGTGTGCCAggctgccctgccccaccccagggctggcTGCAAGTCAGGGCGACCTTATACCTGGCTGACTGGCTGAGCCAGGCCcaggtgggggtgtggagggggAAAGGGTGGTGGGAGGAGCCACGCCCCTCCACCCTTCCATCATTAACCCTTCCATCTCTGGGCATCCAGAAGACACAGGGTTTCTCTTTAAAGGCTTTAGGATCAAAGAGATGGcagtcctccctcccccttttaaTGGGGCTGGTTCTCACCTGCCTAGTTGGAACTCACAGCTGttaggtggggaggggaggagggacacacacacacacacacacacacgcacacgcacacacacacacacgcacaccctgCTGACCCCGACCTCTGTTGAGAAGTTCTCTTTGTCTAGAGACCCTTCTGTGGGCTACCTCTTTTGTGGGGCAGATATCAAGCTTGGTGTAATAGCTGACCAGCTTGAAGTGGGCGTGGCCATCAAAGGgtgccccctccttccctccagctGCCTTGGCAGCTGCCAACCCTACCCCCGCAGCGGCTGCCCAGAAccttcacgtgtgtgtgtgtgtgtgtgtgtgtgtgtgtacacgcttGTGTAGAGCACGATGGGGCAggtggctggagctccagcctaGCTAACGAAGACTCACCCTTGGAGTCAAGAGAAGGGAGTGGTGAGTGTCAAGCTGGGTCCTGGAAGTGCCCTCCTGACATCGGTGGTGCCGATTGATCTCTACAGATATCTTGCTGGATGATATCGTCCTCAcccattctctcttcctccccacgGAGAAATTTCTGCAGGAGCTACACCAGTAATATCCTTTTGTGGAGCTAGCAAAAGGGGAGGTCAGGAGGGAGCCACTCCCCCCATCCCGCATGTGATGTCAGGGCCTAAGCTCTCCTCTAGAAGACACACTTGGGTTTCAGCCCCAATTTTCgtactcaccagctgtgtgaccttgggcagatcatCATAACGTCccgaggcctcagtttcctcttctgtaaaatgggggtgaatAGCACCTGCTCTGCCTACCTACGGGGCTGCTGTGGAGATGGATCTGATAGGTATGGGAGTGCATTGGTGATTGCAAAGCCCTGTATAAATGTAAGGTGTTATTATTCTATTAAGAGTGCTTTTCTCCCCACTGAATTGTTGCTCTAAACATCTGGTTGCCCAGTGAGTTATTACAGGGTCTGATGTAAACATCAGGTCATGGCTGTGCTTCATTAGGGTCTACTAGAGACAAGTCACTGGCTGGGCTATTCATAGGGTCTCGTGTAAGCATAGGGCCTCTCACTGAGTTATTTTAAGACCTAATTATAAATGTCAGGCTGAGTAGAATATCATAGGCTCTCTTAGAAACACCAGGCCTTACACTGGGGTATGGTCAGGTTTGTTGTAAGCACCATTGGCTTTTATTAGCCTGCTATGAGCTCCGGGCATGGGCTGGTCAGAGGTTGGGTGGGCCCAGGCAGGATATCCTCAAGTGAAATTCAAAGAAGCAGGAGCTTGGATGTGGTCAAGTGGGTGCCATCCCTGCCTACTCAGCAAAAACCTGGGCTGGGTCATGAAGGGGTCTTGGTTCCAGGGACCCCTGGATCTCCTTTCTCCCTGGCCCCAAACCTATAGAATATTTGGAAGTAGCTTAGCCTCCCATCTTCCTTCCCAGTTTCCTCAGGTCTGCCTGCCCAGGGCTTTTTCTTAACTTAGAGGTCAGCTTTGTTTGGGCAGGAGGAATGGAGGGCCCTGAGGGGCTGGGCCGGAAGCAGGCCTGTCTAGCCATGCTCCTTCATTTCTTGGACACCTACCAGGGACTGctgcaggaggaagagggggcTGGCCGCATCATCAAGGTGGGCCTGGGAAGAGAAGGCGGGTGAGCAGGCTATTAAGTCTGGAAGGGGGCCCCATTGAAGGAACCATATCATCAAGGGGGATGCTGGAAGAAAAAGATGCCAGTGGGCCTTAACTTATATGGTTCTTCTATACTCAAAGGCATGGAGACCCTGCCCCAGCCCTTACAGAGAGTGATGCTTAGGTGAGACCCCTGCCCTCAcgtttctcctcctctccccaggatCTGTATCTGCTGATTATGAAGGATGAGTCCCTTTACCAGGACCTCCGAGATGACACACTGAGGCTGCACCAGCTTGTGGAAACAGTGGAGCTAAAGTGAGGGGAACgggttggggaaggggacaggaaagAAGTCCCTTAGTTTCCTTTCTTACGGGGGCTGCCTCTGGCCTTTTGGCTCCAATCTGGTTTTATTTCAGTCCCTTTCTCTTACTGGAGAGTAGCACAAAGCACTGTCTCAGGCATTTTTTGGTCCATTCTCCCATCTACTTACTTGTCGATCCAATGGTGTACTGATAAATATATAACAATGAGCACTTCAGGAAAAAGAGCCCTGATTTATAGCTTTTGATGATTTCAATGGTGTAAATTCCctcaccatggctgatttcaagctaccaacatgacatGACGTCACTGAATGTgcagttgggaagagatgtgcagtACCAGGCCATTATGTAGTATTTTCACCGTTACAAATACCACAGATGTAAATATCCTGAAGAGCagagataatagtaaaatgtagtaaaacaATTAGGAAACTAATTTTTTTGGTGATAATTTGGCTGTAAGATTAGAAACACACAtgctcatatatttttaaatggctttatttAAAAACCAGTTGGCAAAATACCCCCAAATTTAACCATTTGCTCGCATGAGCCAGTGTGAGCCAGCTTCAGAAAACCACtgcatccaaccatccatccatccatccatccatccatccatccatctcttccGCCCTTTCAATTTCTCTCTGCTCCATCCCCAACACCACAACCCTTGTTTAGGTCTCAtgatctctcacctggattattgccACAACTTTCTATCCAGGGCCTCAATGTATGGTCTTgtgtcctcctctcccttcttatGCTGACACCAGAGAGATCTTTCCAACTTGACGACATCATGCTCCTGTTCCAAAAACATCCAGGGCTCCCCATTGCCTACAACACAAAGTTGCAACATCCTAACACAGCATTCAACACCCTTCCCATTCTGACTTCTGAATAATCCTTCCCACTTCCTCTCCACATTCTCCTATACCCATGACACTCTCTCTATACACCCCATTCCTTGAACTCCTATGCTTTCCCAACTTCCTGCTGTTATTTATACGGTCTGTTCCAGAAggacctcctcccacccccttctcttcTTGTCTTCTCAGGGCCAGGTCAAATGCTGTCTTCTCAATGAAAGTTTCCCAGATACTCCTTTTAGGAGTAGCGTTCTCCCTCCCCCATACCAACATAACTCTCCTTGTACCTTTGTTATATCACCTAACACCTCCTGCCTTGTGTTAGAAGTAGCTGGATGCACATCGGTCTCCCTCCCAGACTGCAAAGTCCTTGTTGGCAAAATTTAGCAAATAGCTGATGACCTACACCTGCCATGTACTAAACAATGTGCTAGACCTGgaggatgaaaaaagaaaaatcagaaaaaactCATCGCAGCCCTCAAAAGCTCTCAATCTTGTAGGAGAGATAAGATGTGAACATAAACAAATTAGCCCAATGTCCTATAGCAGTTGAGGGGGAAAACGTGAACTTTCCTGGTGGGTGGGGTGAATCAAAGAAGAATTCATGGAAGAGGTGGCATTGGATTTGGGTCACTTGGACAGTTGTCCCCTGTTAGCCATTGTCCTCTCTTCTGACCTCTTTCACCACTCTCTGAATGAAACTGATGCCAGTGCATCCTTGACCCAGTTCTGGTATTCCTGCTTAATGTTGCCTGCCTGGCACTCCATATGCCTGGCAGGGCTTCCTGATGCTCAGCTGTGTCCATGCCAGGATCCCAGAGGAGACCCAGCCACCCAGCAAGCAGGTGAAGCCACTCTTCCGCCACTTCCGTCGGATAGACTCCTGTCTGCAGACCCGAGTGGCTTTCCGGGGCTCCGATGAGAGTGAGTGTGGGCATTAAGAGGGCAGGGCTTCCTGAGTGGTTCAGGGGTCCCTGCAGGGTCTCTGGGTCTTGGGCACCCTCCGTGGAATCTCCCCGTGTAGTAGAACCACTCCTTTCACAGCACCTTTTTCAGAGGCTAACCCCCCAATTTAGGGTTAGgagtgggatggggtggggaacaCACGTGCCCTGGAGGAGACTGTGCCAGTGTTGCCATTCTGCCATCTGATAAACAGCCACCTTCCTGTCTCTATCCAGTCTTCTGCCGGGTCTACATGCCTGACCACTCTTACGTGACCATACGAAGCCGCCTCTCAGCGTCTGTGCAGGACATTCTGGGCTCTGTGACGGAGAAACTGCAGTACTCAGAGGAGCCTGCGGGGCGTGAGGACTCCCTCATCCTGGTAGCTGTGGCCTCCTCTGGAGGTGAGGGTCAGGAagagctgggctggggagagaaatTCACAAGCCTGGTGCCCTGGGGCAGGGTAAAGACTGACGTCTAGGCCCTGGCTACTAGGAGTGTGATGCTGGGACCAGGCCtgagcatcacctgggagcttattacAAATGCAGTATTTCAGACCCCACTCCACACCTGCTGAATTGGAAGGTAccttttaacaagatccccaggctATTCTATGTACATTAAAATTTGGGAAGCACTGGTCCAGGACACTTGGATGCTGATCTGGATGCTTGCCTCTTACTCACCTTGGGATCTAGTCCTTTAACCCCATCGAGTACCACAGGATGCTATGTTTTTGAGGCTGAAGACACAGGGTGGGCCTCCAATCCCTGTGGGAAGGCAAAAAACCTGCAATGTAGTAGACATAGCCTTATTTCCCTctaagatgggggaaaaaaaatcctgctttTCCAGTGTCACAGGGATGAAAGGAGAGCTGTGAAAAACATTGGGAGCAAACAAgaggttaaaaatgcaaaagaaatcattatttgaaaaatttcagaaaaatatagcATAAACTGGTgataatatgagacccagtagtCTCGAATATGTCCATGTGGGGTGAGGAGTTTCTGGATGGGGTGGTGACAGTGGCTGGGATATGTGAGGGGGCCGGTGGCCAGGGCCGAGGCAGAGCAGCTGTTCTTCTGCAGAGAAGGTCCTTCTCCAACCGACTGAAGACTGTGTCTTCACCACGCTGGGCATCAACAGCCACCTGTTTGCCTGCACCCGGGACAGCTATGAGGCCCTGGTAAGAACGCTTCACAAGGCCTTGGCTGGGAgtgagggctgggaggggctgggagccGAAACTTAGCAGCCCACGGGGGAGCCCAGCCCTGTGCCCCTGCTTGCCATCAGGTGCCTCTTCCGGAGGAAATCCAGGTCTCCCCTGGAGACACAGAGATTCACCGCGTGGAGCCAGAGGACGTTGCCAACCATCTTACTGCCTTCCACTGGGAGCTGTTCCGATGTGTGCACGAGGTGGGGGCTGAGGctgcggcggggggggggggggggggggcctggcGGGTGGCAGTGTGTGCAGCTGCAGCCCCTGGTGAGAACGGCCACTTTGCCGCCTGCCCTCTGGCAGGGCGTTGCCAGAACCTCCCTAAGCCTTTGGgccctcatctgaaaaataaaaaataacagagaCCCCCTCGCAGGGTGGTTCAGGACCCGAGCGCTGCTTACACAGAACCCGACTCACcgttagtatttaaaaaatattcagtattaaggaaataaaatcaagcaGTGACAATAATGTCTATCAGATGGTTCAAGCGCCTGGCACCtagtaaatgctcaatagatGGTAGAGTATTATTCATATcggttggtttttttccccccatctctGTTGCATCCTGTCCTGtccccgttttttttttttctttctattttccacccctcccacccccgccctcctGCTATTCCCTCCTCACCGCTTGGCACTGCCATCTTCCCACCCACACCCCCTCCGCTTTGGCCGCCCCTCCGCCACTTGGGTGCAGCTGGAGTTCGTGGACTACGTGTTCCACGGGGAGCGCGGCCGCCGGGAGACGGCCAacctggagctgctgctgcagCGTTGCAGCGAAGTCACCCACTGGGTGGCCACCGAGGTGCTGCTCTGCGAGGCCGCTGGCAAGCGTGCGCAGCTGCTCAAGAAGTTCATCAAGATTGCAGCCATGTGAGTGCGGCCCGCGGGAGAGGGGCAGCCGGGATGTCGCGGCGTGGCCACCGCCACCTGGCAGCCCACTGACCCGCCTCCCACCCCCGCAGCTGCAAGCAGAACCAGGACCTGCTGTCCTTCTACGCCGTGGTCATGGGGCTGGACAACGCCGCGGTCAGCCGCCTGCGGCTCACCTGGGAGGTGATACGAcgtcttccctttcctctcctcccacctttGCTGGCCCACCTGGGGATCTTGGCCTTCAACCTCAGTCTTGACATCTCGTGCTCATTCCGATTGGAAGGAGGCGCCCTCTTCTGGCAGATACAGTCCAGGGCACACAGCTCGACTAATGGACCCTGTCCTGGTGCGGATTCGTCTTCGGAATCCCGCCCGAGTGGAAGGGCAGGCGTCCCAGGCCAGGTCACCGACTTGGCTGCTGGATTTCATCCAGCACTCAGTGAGGCACCTTTGTGCATGCCATATGCATAAGCAGAGGCTTCCGTTTCCCCAGAATAATTCATTCCTCTGGGCTGCTTCCAGCTCCCCAGAGCCAGCCAAGGGTGACTCCACTGCCCCATCCACCAGCTTCCCAGTCCCCTGCGAGACACTCAGGCGCTTTCCCCCTCTAACACCTGGGGATTAGTCAGAAGCTCCCATGAAACCCTAGGAGCTCCACTCTGAcattccttctccttccttcaaaCTCTGCAGAAGCTGCCAGGGAAATTCAAGAACTTGTTCCGCAAACTTGAGAACCTGACAGTGAGTGGGTTTGGCTCGTTTTTTCTGCCCCTGGACTTGCACCTCAGAGACTCTCTGTTCCCATAAACCTTCCTCAAGCTTCCCTCTCAAGGGTTTTAGTGCCTTGGACCCccgcccctcctccccaccatgCTGGAGGATTGCTACCCTGTTTTCCCTGGAGTCGCAGGGAGAGCAGTCAAGCTTCTCCCCAGCACAGCCCCAGCTAGACGCCCATTCGCACCCCTATTTGATTGGAGATGTAGCAAGCGCAGTGGCATGAGGGAGGGATTGGGGGTTGCCTTTGGGTACACTGGGCCTAtctgtccctttctccctctgctgTGGAATGCCAGGAC contains the following coding sequences:
- the RAPGEFL1 gene encoding rap guanine nucleotide exchange factor-like 1, translating into MKPLEKFLKKQTSQLAGRTVAGGPGGGQGCCGGPGGGGGPGGGGGPAGGPRPLQRRQSVSRLLLPAFLREPPAEPGLEPPLEEEGGEPAGVAEELGSGGPCWLQLEEVPGPGPLGGGGPLRSPSSYSSDELSPGEPLTSPPWAPLGAPERPEHLLNRVLERLAGGATRDSAASDILLDDIVLTHSLFLPTEKFLQELHQYFVWAGGMEGPEGLGRKQACLAMLLHFLDTYQGLLQEEEGAGRIIKDLYLLIMKDESLYQDLRDDTLRLHQLVETVELKIPEETQPPSKQVKPLFRHFRRIDSCLQTRVAFRGSDEIFCRVYMPDHSYVTIRSRLSASVQDILGSVTEKLQYSEEPAGREDSLILVAVASSGEKVLLQPTEDCVFTTLGINSHLFACTRDSYEALVPLPEEIQVSPGDTEIHRVEPEDVANHLTAFHWELFRCVHELEFVDYVFHGERGRRETANLELLLQRCSEVTHWVATEVLLCEAAGKRAQLLKKFIKIAAICKQNQDLLSFYAVVMGLDNAAVSRLRLTWEKLPGKFKNLFRKLENLTDPCRNHKSYREVISKMKPPVIPFVPLILKDLTFLHEGSKTLVDGLVNIEKLHSVAEKVRTVRKYRSRPLCLDMEASPHHLQTKAYVRQFQVIDNQNLLFELSYKLEANSQ